The Allocoprobacillus halotolerans nucleotide sequence AATATATGTTATATAATCAAGTTCATGAATCAAATCAATAATAACTCCTCCCCTAAATCTTTATGAGCACTATAAACTTTACGGTAGTCTACTGTAGGACGCCAATCTGGTAAATAGCTAGAGCTTATTGATCTTAAAGATAATATTTCAATTGGAGAAATATTGGTTTTAATATATTGAATAACCTTTGTATAACGTAAAGGACATGCTATATAATATTGATTAGTATTTTTAATAAATTCTAACGATTTTTGAGAAAAACCTTTATCAAAAATTGGTTTTTCAACAAAATACATTTTTGCCTTACCAATAGTATTTTTTATTGTTTCAAAATGCATTGATGTGGGATTACAAATAAAAATTATATCATAGTTAGAAGGTAATTCTTGATAGTCATAGTATACATGGTTAATTTCATGATATATTCTATTCTTATTTGAGCTTAAAACATCAACCAACAATGAGTATTTTTTTCTTTACATATTAATTTGAGATTGTTTAAATGTCTCGTTCCTATAGAGCCTAATCCAATAAAACATACTTTCAAATCCATCATATTCACCTTCAATCATCTTTTTCAATTTTATTAATAATATCTATAATATCTTTATCCTTTGAAAAAGTGTATTTTGGAATTTCCAT carries:
- a CDS encoding Gfo/Idh/MocA family oxidoreductase encodes the protein MLVDVLSSNKNRIYHEINHVYYDYQELPSNYDIIFICNPTSMHFETIKNTIGKAKMYFVEKPIFDKGFSQKSLEFIKNTNQYYIACPLRYTKVIQYIKTNISPIEILSLRSISSSYLPDWRPTVDYRKVYSAHKDLGEELLLI